One Acidobacteriota bacterium DNA window includes the following coding sequences:
- the galK gene encoding galactokinase — MPESQAERIRKTFTARFGREPMLVRSPGRVNLIGEHTDYNEGFVLPAAVDRAVIFAVAPRDGRQVRLLAADLGEECAVSLDRLPKPRRGWADYPVGVLEGLRRARPRLGGFDCAFGGDIPVGAGMSSSAAVEAGLAYALDALFELGLAPLELVKLAQRAENEYVGVRCGIMDQYTNIFARNGQVLRLDCRTLAAEHYPFPSNKLRVVLCDTGVRHALGASEYNVRRAQCEEGVQRIRRAHPAVRSLRDVTPDMLAAVRRELDPVVWRRCAYVIAENARLLAGCEDLRRGDFAVFGERMGQSHAGLRDEYEVSCPELDRLVAIAWTDPAVLGARMMGGGFGGCTVNLVRADGVAAFAERVRRTYRPPDGGPAKVYACRIEGGTRVIARPPVL, encoded by the coding sequence ATGCCGGAGAGCCAGGCGGAGCGGATCCGAAAGACCTTCACGGCACGGTTCGGCCGGGAGCCCATGCTGGTGCGCTCCCCCGGCCGGGTCAATCTCATCGGCGAGCACACCGACTATAACGAGGGCTTCGTCCTGCCGGCGGCGGTGGACCGCGCCGTCATTTTCGCCGTTGCGCCCCGCGACGGCCGCCAGGTGCGGCTGCTCGCGGCCGACCTCGGCGAGGAGTGCGCCGTGTCGCTGGACCGGCTCCCCAAGCCCCGCCGCGGCTGGGCCGATTACCCGGTGGGCGTGCTGGAGGGGCTCCGGCGCGCCCGCCCCCGCCTCGGCGGCTTCGACTGCGCCTTCGGCGGCGACATTCCCGTGGGCGCGGGCATGTCCTCGTCGGCGGCCGTGGAGGCGGGACTCGCTTACGCGCTGGACGCGCTCTTCGAGCTGGGCCTGGCGCCGCTGGAGCTGGTGAAGCTGGCCCAGCGGGCCGAGAACGAGTACGTGGGCGTCCGCTGCGGCATCATGGACCAGTACACCAACATTTTCGCCCGGAACGGCCAGGTGCTGCGCCTCGATTGCCGGACGCTGGCCGCCGAGCATTATCCGTTTCCGTCGAACAAGCTGCGGGTGGTCCTGTGCGACACCGGGGTGCGCCACGCCCTGGGCGCCTCCGAGTATAACGTCCGGCGGGCCCAGTGCGAGGAGGGGGTGCAGCGGATCCGGCGGGCCCATCCGGCGGTGCGCAGCCTGAGGGACGTGACTCCGGATATGCTGGCGGCGGTGCGCCGCGAGCTCGATCCGGTGGTGTGGCGCCGTTGCGCCTACGTGATCGCGGAGAACGCGCGGCTGCTGGCCGGCTGCGAGGACCTGCGGCGGGGCGATTTCGCCGTCTTCGGCGAGCGGATGGGCCAGTCGCACGCGGGACTGCGGGACGAATACGAGGTGAGCTGTCCGGAGCTGGACCGGCTGGTGGCCATCGCCTGGACCGATCCCGCGGTGTTGGGCGCGCGAATGATGGGCGGCGGCTTCGGCGGCTGCACCGTCAACCTGGTCCGCGCCGACGGCGTGGCCGCCTTCGCCGAGCGCGTGCGCCGGACCTACCGGCCGCCCGACGGCGGGCCGGCGAAGGTGTATGCCTGTCGCATCGAGGGGGGGACGCGGGTCATCGCCCGTCCGCCGGTCCTCTGA